The following proteins are encoded in a genomic region of Colletotrichum higginsianum IMI 349063 chromosome 9, whole genome shotgun sequence:
- a CDS encoding TLC domain-containing protein → MSNSNIDITHVAPAPVVSRWSRAAKTQAQAIEGTRVTRLTQWLFHNQIGLAFYAIAPLLIANTFIPGSRPYTSKFFTLSYHNPTTNKYGAGHDDLCFVASCVMLCIGIRAALMRHVLAPLGRHLGISKTKDITRFSEQGWMLAYYSVLWPLGTYLYCKSPYYLDMKELWTDWPKRELDGCMKMYILTQWAYWAQQVVSVNIEVRRKDYWETIVHHAITNSLIAACYAYHQTRVGHLILVLMDVIELILPLAKCLKYAGFTTLCDVVFGVFLFVWIWTRHVFYLMACWSVYYDLPRSLKQPCFRGATRHIEGPFPAPEEGWSHLLEPFRDPEGTVCMTDGVTKGFLTFLLALEVVICTWSFFIVRVTVRVLKGSPAEDVRSEDETEEEKDHDEGEEEQVEYEMVEALCVEEDVGVESIDLKAWERRNARRDTGSRARGARVHSQSDRKDLLNRIGCEKQIE, encoded by the exons ATGAGCAATTCCAATATCGACATCACGCATGTGGCGCCCGCGCCTGTGGTATCAAGATGGTCCAGAGCCGCGAAAACCCAAGCTCAAGCGATCGAGGGTACCCGAGTGACGAGGCTGACCCAATGGCTGTTCCATAACCAGATTG GGCTCGCCTTCTACGCCATCGCTCCTCTGCTCATCGCAAACACCTTCATTCCGGGTTCGCGCCCCTACACGTCCAAGTTCTTCACGCTCTCGTATCACAACCCGACCACGAACAAGTACGGGGCGGGCCACGATGACCTCTGCTTCGTCGCATCCTGCGTGATGCTGTGCATCGGCATTCGCGCGGCCTTGATGCGACACGTCCTCGCACCCCTCGGCAGGCATCTGGGAATTTCCAAGACGAAGGACATCACCCGGTTCTCGGAACAAGGTTGGATGCTGGCTTATTACAGCGTTCTTTGGCCGCTGGGAACG TATCTCTATTGCAAGTCGCCGTACTACCTTGACATGAAGGAGCTCTGGACCGACTGGCCAAAGAGGGAGCTTGATGGGTGTATGAAGATGTACATCCTGACGCAATGGGCCTACTGGGCCCAGCAGGTCGTTTCTGTCAACATCGAGGTCCGCCGCAAGGACTACTGGGAGACGATTGTCCATCACGCCATCACCAACTCCCTCATTGCCGCATGCTACGCCTACCACCAGACCCGAGTCGGCCACCTGATCTTGGTGCTCATGGACGTCATCGAGTTGATCTTACCG CTGGCCAAGTGTCTCAagtacgccggcttcacGACCCTGTGCGACGTTGTGTTCGGCGTGTTCCTCTTCGTGTGGATCTGGACGCGGCACGTCTTCTACCTCATGGCCTGCTGGAGCGTCTACTACGACCTGCCTCGGAGCCTGAAGCAGCCGTGCTTCCGGGGCGCTACCAGGCACATCGAAGGCCCTTTTCCGGCGCCCGAAGAAGGCTGGTCGCATCTCCTCGAGCCGTTTAGGGATCCCGAGGGCACGGTCTGCATGACGGACGGGGTCACGAAGGGCTTCTTGACCTTCCTGCTCgctctcgaggtcgtcatcTGCACGTGGTCCTTCTTCATCGTCCGGGTGACGGTCCGGGTGCTCAAGGGATCGCCGGCGGAAGATGTCAGGAGCGAAGATGAGaccgaggaagagaaggatcacgacgagggggaggaggagcaggttGAGTACGAGATGGTGGAGGCTCTATGTGTAGAGGAAGACGTCGGCGTGGAGTCCATTGACTTGAAGGCCTGGGAGCGCCGCAACGCCAGGAGAGACACCGGTTCGAGGGCGAGAGGCGCCCGGGTTCACAGCCAGAGTGACCGGAAAGATTTGCTCAACAGAATCGGTTGCGAGAAGCAGATCGAGTAA
- a CDS encoding Tubulin beta-1 chain: MREIIHLQTGQCGNQIGTAFWQTIHGEHGLDQDGVFRGTDEQQSERLSVYFTEAAKQKYVPRAVLVDLEPATMDAIRSGPLGDFFRPDNMVYGQSGAGNNWAKGHYTEGAELVDQVLDVVRREAEDCDSLQGFQITHSLGGGTGSGMGTLLIAKVREEFPDRMMATFSVLPSAKVSEVVVEPYNATLSIHQLVENSDETFCIDNEALYDICRRTLKQAHPSYGHLNHLVSRVMSGLTTGFRFPGQLNADLRKLAVNLVPFPRLHFFTVGFAPLTSSASFSNLGVAELTQQMFDPKNVMLASDFRDGRFLTCSTMFRGKVSMKQVEDQIHAIKTKNSANFVEWIPNNIQTAHCSVPPKGLDVSSTFIGNSTAIQNSFRRVGDQFSLMFRRKAFLHWYTGEGMDEMEFTEAESNMNDLVSEYQQYQDAGMDDDYADEEYGEEAPAEEE, encoded by the exons ATGCGTGAGATT ATCCATCTTCAAACCGGCCAATGT GGCAACCAAATCGGCACAGCCTTCTG GCAAACCATTCATGGCGAGCATGGCTTGGATCAAGATGGAGT CTTCCGCGGCACCGATGAGCAGCAATCCGAGAGACTGAGCGTCTACTTCACCGAG GCTGCGAAACAAAAGTACGTCCCCCGTGCCGTCCTGGTCGATCTCGAGCCCGCGACGATGGACGCTATCCGTTCCGGTCCGCTCGGCGACTTCTTCCGCCCGGACAACATGGTCTACGGCCAatccggcgccggcaacaaCTGGGCCAAGGGCCACTAcaccgagggcgccgagctggTCGACCAGGTCCTTGACGTCGTGCGtcgcgaggccgaggactgCGACAGTCTGCAGGGCTTCCAGATCACCCActcgctcggcggcggcaccggctcCGGCATGGGTACCCTCCTCATCGCAAAGGTCCGCGAGGAGTTCCCCGACCGCATGATGGCCACCTTCTCCGTCCTGCCCTCCGCCAAGGTCtccgaggtcgtcgtcgagccctACAACGCCACCCTGTCCATCCACCAGCTCGTCGAGAACTCGGACGAGACCTTCTGCATCGATAACGAGGCCCTCTACGACATCTGCCGCCGCACCCTGAAGCAGGCCCACCCGTCCTACGGCCACCTCAACCACCTGGTGTCCAGGGTCATGTCCGGCCTGACCACGGGCTTCCGCTTCCCCGGCCAGCTGAACGCCGACCTCCGCAAGCTGGCTGTCAACCTCGTGCCCTTCCCGAGACTGCACTTCTTCACCGTCGGCTTCGCGCCCCTCACGTcgtccgcctccttctcgaacctcggcgtcgccgagctcaccCAGCAGATGTTCGACCCCAAGAACGTCATGCTGGCCTCCGACTTCCGCGACGGCCGCTTCCTGACCTGCTCCACCATGTT CCGCGGAAAGGTGTCAATGAAGCAGGTCGAGGACCAGATCCACGCCATCAAGACCAAGAACTCGGCCAACTTTGTCGAATGGATCCCCAACAACATCCAGACGGCCCACTGCTCCGTGCCGCCCAAGGGCTTGGACGTCTCGTCCACCTTCATCGGCAACTCCACCGCCATCCAGAACAGCTTCCGCAGGGTGGGCGACCAGTTCAGCCTCATGTTCCGCAGGAAGGCCTTCCTGCATTGGTACACCGGCGAGGGcatggacgagatggagttcaccgaggccgagtccAACATGAACGACCTCGTGTCCGAGTACCAGCAGTACCAGGATGCCGGCATGGACGACGActacgccgacgaggagtacggcgaggaggctcccgccgaggaggaatgA